From Pelosinus sp. IPA-1, a single genomic window includes:
- a CDS encoding undecaprenyl-diphosphate phosphatase — protein MSENLIAVIIGIVEGITEYLPVSSTGHMILVGSMLGFEGEKASVFEVFIQLGAILSVIFLYREKFIRILRPQKVSMFGGGLSMQHILAGIVPVMGIGYLLHKPIKTYLFSPYTVIVGLILGAILMLAAEKVAKRPVTTDVDKMTLKQAFWVGLFQVLALWPGFSRSGSTISGGLLLGMSRAAAAEFSFIIAVPLMAVACLYDLLKVWDKLNIADLQMFAIGFVVAFVVAYLSIVWFIRFLNKSTLASFAYYRFLLAAASYYYFFGRI, from the coding sequence TTGAGTGAAAATTTAATTGCTGTAATTATTGGTATTGTAGAAGGTATAACGGAATATTTGCCTGTTTCCTCTACAGGGCATATGATTTTAGTAGGAAGTATGTTAGGGTTCGAAGGCGAGAAGGCTAGCGTATTTGAAGTATTTATTCAACTTGGTGCTATTTTATCCGTAATTTTCTTATATCGTGAAAAGTTTATTCGCATACTCAGGCCGCAAAAGGTAAGCATGTTTGGTGGCGGATTGTCCATGCAACATATATTAGCTGGTATTGTCCCCGTGATGGGGATTGGCTATTTATTACATAAACCAATCAAAACCTATTTATTTTCGCCATACACTGTAATTGTTGGACTAATTTTAGGTGCTATTTTAATGCTTGCAGCTGAAAAAGTAGCAAAACGTCCAGTTACTACAGATGTAGATAAAATGACGTTGAAACAAGCTTTCTGGGTAGGATTATTTCAAGTGTTAGCCCTATGGCCTGGTTTTTCTCGTTCTGGCTCTACGATTTCAGGAGGCCTTCTACTCGGAATGAGTCGTGCTGCTGCCGCTGAATTTTCATTTATTATTGCTGTGCCCCTTATGGCAGTGGCATGTTTATATGATTTGCTAAAGGTGTGGGATAAATTAAATATTGCAGATCTGCAAATGTTCGCTATTGGTTTTGTTGTTGCTTTTGTTGTAGCCTATCTATCGATTGTCTGGTTTATTAGATTTTTGAATAAGTCTACATTAGCGTCTTTCGCTTATTATCGTTTTCTATTGGCTGCTGCTTCCTACTATTATTTCTTCGGTAGAATTTAG
- the pfp gene encoding diphosphate--fructose-6-phosphate 1-phosphotransferase, which translates to MMESKKTVAILCGGGPAPGMNSVISAVTIEAIKHGWNVLGIYEGYTHLCNAEKNVVPLTIDMVSRIHLDGGSILGTARANPTKSDAHLRNVVNTLIEMGVTHLVTIGGDDTAYSACKVAEYARRVLGIDLFVVHVPKTIDNDLPLPEGIPTFGFETARALGSQLVTNLMEDAKTTSRWYFAIAMGRTAGHLSLGIGKSAGATLTIIPEEFGDKKIRLQMLVDILVGSIIKRLTSKRNYGVAVVAEGLVEKIVVEDLKELDCTCFDEHGHIRYTELNFPELLKQAVVKNLAELGIKMTIVGKEIGYELRCAPPNAFDIEYTRNLGFAAFEFLKNNGTDALITIQNNVIIPIPFEEILDMNTKKTQVRMVNVDSVPYRIAREFMIRLEKDDLYSQTDLKKMALMINVDPDDFVKRFAYLLD; encoded by the coding sequence ATGATGGAATCCAAGAAAACAGTAGCTATTCTATGTGGAGGCGGTCCAGCGCCTGGAATGAATAGCGTAATTAGTGCAGTAACAATTGAGGCTATAAAGCATGGGTGGAATGTACTAGGGATTTATGAAGGATATACTCACTTGTGTAATGCAGAAAAAAATGTTGTGCCTCTAACCATTGATATGGTTAGTAGAATACACCTTGATGGTGGTAGTATATTAGGGACAGCTAGAGCAAACCCAACAAAAAGCGATGCTCATTTGCGTAATGTAGTAAATACATTAATTGAAATGGGGGTCACTCATCTTGTAACAATTGGTGGAGATGATACTGCTTATTCTGCATGTAAGGTAGCAGAGTATGCTAGAAGGGTATTAGGGATTGATCTGTTCGTAGTTCATGTACCCAAAACCATCGATAATGATTTGCCCTTACCAGAAGGTATCCCTACTTTTGGTTTCGAAACAGCTCGCGCATTAGGCAGCCAGCTTGTTACCAATTTGATGGAAGACGCTAAAACCACCAGTCGTTGGTATTTTGCAATTGCGATGGGGCGTACTGCGGGACATTTATCCCTAGGTATTGGAAAAAGTGCAGGAGCTACCTTAACCATTATTCCAGAAGAATTCGGTGATAAGAAGATTCGGTTACAGATGCTCGTTGACATTCTAGTGGGTTCCATTATTAAACGTCTTACAAGTAAAAGAAATTATGGTGTAGCTGTGGTTGCTGAGGGATTAGTAGAAAAAATCGTAGTTGAAGATTTGAAGGAATTAGATTGTACATGCTTTGACGAACACGGTCACATCCGTTATACAGAGTTAAACTTCCCTGAATTATTAAAACAAGCAGTCGTGAAAAACCTTGCGGAATTAGGAATAAAGATGACGATTGTAGGTAAAGAAATAGGTTATGAATTACGCTGCGCTCCGCCAAATGCTTTTGATATTGAGTACACTCGTAATTTAGGTTTTGCTGCCTTTGAATTTCTGAAAAATAATGGCACGGACGCTCTAATCACGATTCAGAATAATGTAATTATCCCTATTCCTTTTGAAGAAATATTGGATATGAATACGAAAAAAACACAAGTACGTATGGTAAATGTAGACTCAGTGCCCTACCGTATTGCACGAGAGTTTATGATTCGCTTAGAGAAAGATGATTTGTATTCTCAGACAGATTTGAAGAAAATGGCGTTGATGATTAATGTAGATCCAGATGATTTTGTTAAACGTTTTGCCTATTTATTAGATTAA
- the sigH gene encoding RNA polymerase sporulation sigma factor SigH: MRFNTQCDLYGSFENMSDEEIVLDAKDSDNTIALDYLINKYRNFVRAKARSYFLIGADREDIIQEGMIGLYKAIRDFRTDKLSSFRAFAELCVTRQIITAIKTATRQKHIPLNSYVSLNKPIYDEDSDRTLLDVLSGSKISDPEELVISREEFIDIEEKMGEILSDLEWKVLMAYLDGKSYQEIAVELDRHVKSIDNALQRVKRKLERYLDNRGDDSDIQDMYKGLAGFGKETQG; this comes from the coding sequence ATGCGTTTTAATACTCAATGCGATTTGTATGGCTCATTTGAAAATATGAGTGACGAAGAAATTGTGCTTGATGCAAAAGATAGTGATAATACAATCGCACTCGACTACTTGATTAACAAGTATCGCAATTTCGTTCGAGCGAAAGCTAGGTCATATTTTTTGATTGGTGCCGATCGTGAGGATATTATTCAAGAAGGTATGATTGGACTTTATAAAGCCATTCGTGATTTTCGCACTGATAAACTTTCTTCTTTTCGGGCCTTTGCTGAACTCTGCGTAACTCGCCAGATTATAACAGCTATAAAAACAGCTACAAGGCAAAAACATATTCCCTTGAATTCATATGTATCTTTAAATAAACCTATTTATGATGAAGATTCAGATCGAACTCTACTAGATGTATTATCAGGTTCCAAAATATCCGACCCTGAGGAACTAGTGATTAGTAGAGAAGAATTTATTGATATTGAAGAGAAAATGGGAGAGATTTTGAGCGATCTTGAGTGGAAAGTGCTCATGGCATATCTTGATGGTAAGTCTTATCAGGAAATCGCTGTAGAACTGGACCGCCATGTGAAATCAATTGATAATGCTCTGCAAAGGGTGAAACGTAAATTAGAACGGTATCTAGATAATCGTGGGGATGATAGCGATATTCAAGACATGTACAAAGGTCTTGCTGGCTTTGGCAAAGAGACTCAAGGATAG
- a CDS encoding NYN domain-containing protein — MKDVLLVDGYNVIHAWPELNIYKNNLEDARDKLIDIMAGYGAFQNLEVTVVFDANAVSGARVFEQMTGKITVVYTREGETADSHIEKMSYDLVRLRRRVYVVTSDWVEQMVILGAGAYRISARELLQDVKKVNKLIKEGFSESPLTYRRQELEGRLNSDVVKRLHELRKRV; from the coding sequence ATGAAAGATGTTCTATTGGTTGATGGATATAATGTAATTCATGCGTGGCCAGAATTGAATATTTATAAAAATAATCTTGAAGATGCTCGGGATAAACTGATTGATATTATGGCCGGCTATGGTGCTTTTCAAAATTTAGAGGTTACCGTAGTTTTTGATGCGAATGCGGTGAGCGGGGCTAGAGTCTTTGAACAGATGACTGGAAAAATCACAGTTGTATATACCCGTGAAGGAGAAACTGCAGATAGTCATATTGAGAAAATGTCTTATGATCTGGTTCGCCTAAGAAGGCGCGTTTATGTAGTTACGTCTGATTGGGTGGAACAAATGGTCATATTAGGGGCAGGAGCTTATCGCATTTCTGCTAGGGAACTTTTACAAGATGTGAAAAAGGTTAATAAGTTAATCAAAGAAGGTTTTTCAGAGTCTCCCCTTACCTATAGGCGGCAAGAATTAGAGGGGCGTTTGAATAGTGATGTCGTAAAACGTCTACATGAACTTCGTAAAAGGGTGTAG
- a CDS encoding VanW family protein has product MKNTWLGMTALGMVLIGFLGSLLFISFYPNVYKGVAVEGVDISGRSREEVAELLATWRKEYHNKSIMVYHDGTKVKVDASSIDLDIDVDTTLDEALRYGRTGTWWERIKKIGTSLQEGYPISLAIKYNKDKLNNLFEEWRGAIERPARNATFSMVAGTIIPQEQGYSLESDALEPLILETFKKSDNNVVTLPVKILYPKITVDDIASTGIKKILSSYTTTFNKQDTNRTANIQLAAWKTNGTMLESGKAFSFNEIVGPREKEYGFKEALEIVDGEFVPGVGGGICQVSSTLYNAAILANLKITERYNHSKPLSYVPLGRDATVAFGTLDFKFVNNTPGPLLVMAEVVGNKLTVGILGQQPLQEKIEIRTQEQEKLLPSIIKKQDDSLYIGETLVDKEGKPGYAVTTIRLIQSKEGQIRKEVLSKDIYLADDTVVKVGTKKPSFTSSIESN; this is encoded by the coding sequence GTGAAAAATACGTGGTTAGGGATGACCGCGCTTGGCATGGTGCTAATAGGCTTTTTAGGTTCGCTTCTTTTTATATCGTTTTATCCTAATGTATATAAAGGGGTGGCTGTAGAAGGGGTAGATATTAGTGGACGTAGTCGAGAAGAAGTAGCTGAATTATTAGCAACATGGAGAAAAGAGTATCATAATAAATCAATTATGGTATATCATGACGGAACAAAAGTGAAGGTAGATGCCAGCAGCATTGATTTAGATATTGATGTGGATACTACCTTGGATGAGGCTTTACGTTACGGACGGACTGGAACCTGGTGGGAAAGAATAAAAAAAATTGGGACAAGTTTGCAGGAAGGCTATCCTATTTCTCTTGCCATCAAGTATAATAAAGATAAATTGAATAACCTGTTTGAAGAATGGAGAGGGGCGATTGAACGTCCCGCTCGTAATGCTACTTTTAGTATGGTAGCAGGAACCATCATTCCTCAAGAACAGGGGTATAGTCTGGAGTCAGATGCATTGGAGCCTCTTATCCTTGAGACTTTTAAGAAATCAGATAACAACGTTGTTACGTTACCAGTAAAAATTCTCTATCCTAAAATAACAGTGGATGATATCGCATCTACTGGTATAAAGAAAATTTTGAGTAGTTACACGACTACTTTTAATAAGCAAGATACCAATCGTACCGCTAACATACAGTTGGCGGCTTGGAAAACCAATGGAACGATGTTGGAGTCGGGTAAAGCTTTTTCTTTTAATGAGATAGTTGGTCCACGAGAAAAGGAATACGGCTTTAAGGAAGCTCTTGAAATTGTCGACGGGGAGTTTGTTCCAGGCGTTGGTGGCGGTATATGTCAAGTATCCTCAACCCTGTATAACGCGGCTATCTTGGCAAATCTAAAAATCACGGAGAGGTATAACCACTCAAAGCCTTTGTCTTATGTACCCTTAGGGCGGGATGCTACAGTAGCATTTGGTACTTTGGATTTTAAATTTGTCAATAATACACCTGGACCTTTACTTGTTATGGCAGAAGTAGTAGGAAATAAACTAACAGTAGGTATTTTGGGACAGCAGCCTTTACAAGAAAAAATAGAAATTAGGACGCAAGAGCAAGAGAAACTTCTACCATCAATTATAAAAAAGCAAGATGATAGTTTATATATTGGAGAAACATTAGTAGATAAAGAGGGAAAGCCAGGTTATGCAGTAACTACCATAAGGCTGATACAGTCAAAAGAGGGGCAGATTAGAAAAGAAGTATTATCGAAGGATATCTATCTAGCAGATGATACGGTTGTAAAAGTGGGGACAAAAAAACCGTCTTTTACAAGTTCAATTGAGAGCAACTGA
- the rlmB gene encoding 23S rRNA (guanosine(2251)-2'-O)-methyltransferase RlmB, translating to MSETEEFIMGRNSVMEALKSGRPINKIFVAKGERQGSIREVIALAREKRLIIQEVEISKLDGMTEGKKHQGVVASIPPVDYAELEDILSKATAPEETPFLVLLDELEDPHNVGAILRTADAAGVHGVLMPKRRSCPLSSTVAKTSAGAVEYVPVARIGNVSQTLEELKKSGMWIVGADMDGEKNYYDADLTGPIVVVVGNEGKGMGRLTKEHCDFVVRIPMLGKISSLNASVACSLLLYEVVRQREMKK from the coding sequence ATGTCAGAAACAGAAGAGTTTATTATGGGACGAAATAGTGTAATGGAGGCATTGAAAAGTGGTCGCCCAATCAATAAGATATTTGTGGCAAAAGGAGAAAGACAAGGTTCTATTCGTGAGGTAATTGCCTTAGCACGTGAAAAACGACTGATAATACAAGAGGTAGAAATAAGTAAGCTAGATGGAATGACAGAAGGGAAAAAACACCAAGGAGTGGTAGCTAGCATACCGCCAGTAGATTATGCAGAATTAGAAGATATTTTATCCAAAGCGACGGCGCCTGAGGAGACACCTTTTCTTGTTTTGTTAGATGAATTAGAAGATCCTCATAACGTAGGGGCTATTTTGCGTACGGCAGATGCTGCGGGAGTACATGGAGTTCTAATGCCAAAAAGACGCAGCTGTCCTTTATCAAGCACTGTAGCCAAGACTTCAGCTGGAGCTGTAGAATATGTACCTGTAGCTAGGATTGGAAACGTGTCTCAAACATTAGAAGAATTAAAAAAGTCGGGTATGTGGATCGTTGGGGCTGATATGGACGGAGAAAAGAATTACTATGATGCAGATTTGACTGGACCAATTGTTGTAGTTGTAGGGAATGAGGGCAAAGGCATGGGACGTCTAACAAAAGAACATTGCGATTTTGTAGTGCGCATTCCCATGTTAGGCAAAATTAGTTCCTTAAATGCCTCTGTAGCTTGTTCTTTATTATTATATGAGGTTGTCAGACAACGGGAGATGAAAAAATAA
- the thyX gene encoding FAD-dependent thymidylate synthase → MKVKMISHTPDPERMVAMSARLCYSPVGAEDLVETMSTTQVEKLVSKIVEMEHLSTLEHVSFTFAIEGVSRVLTHQLVRHRIASYSQQSQRYVSEHDFEYILPPTIASNEVAKEKFEQLMQQIRSTYNELVDLGVHKEDARYCLANAAETKIVVTMNARTLLHFFELRCCARAQWEIRRLAELMLVEVKKAAPLLFKKAGPTCITGNYCSEGELTCGRLAAMQGSAKK, encoded by the coding sequence ATGAAAGTAAAAATGATATCTCATACTCCTGATCCAGAAAGGATGGTGGCAATGTCTGCCCGGCTTTGCTATTCGCCAGTTGGGGCAGAAGATTTAGTAGAAACTATGTCTACCACGCAAGTAGAAAAGCTAGTTAGTAAAATTGTCGAAATGGAACATCTATCAACATTAGAACACGTAAGTTTTACTTTTGCCATAGAAGGTGTGTCACGTGTACTAACCCATCAATTGGTTCGTCACCGGATTGCATCTTATTCCCAACAATCCCAGCGTTATGTTAGTGAACATGATTTTGAATATATCCTGCCGCCGACAATTGCATCGAATGAGGTTGCTAAAGAGAAGTTTGAACAGTTAATGCAACAAATTCGTAGTACCTATAATGAATTGGTTGACCTAGGTGTCCATAAAGAAGACGCTAGATATTGTTTGGCTAATGCTGCAGAAACTAAAATCGTTGTAACGATGAATGCTAGAACCTTATTGCACTTTTTTGAACTTCGTTGTTGTGCAAGGGCCCAATGGGAAATTAGAAGATTGGCAGAACTGATGTTAGTTGAGGTAAAAAAAGCTGCTCCTTTACTTTTTAAAAAAGCAGGTCCTACTTGCATAACTGGCAATTATTGCAGTGAAGGTGAACTAACTTGTGGTCGTCTCGCTGCAATGCAAGGTAGTGCTAAAAAATAG
- a CDS encoding ribonuclease III domain-containing protein has protein sequence MKFDQFQFLLQNAFCESEGDGPPKVKYKDIPVERLHPLVLAYVGDAYFTLYVRTTLLSYEQNKVRVLHTLDSKIVSATMQAVAFQSLESGLTEQEMSIVKRGRNAKSTVPKSATVAEYRNSTGFEALLGYLYLGKNYERLSELVEKAFAVISREMTKTAKDSGGKK, from the coding sequence ATGAAATTTGACCAATTTCAATTTCTTTTACAAAATGCATTTTGCGAAAGCGAAGGGGATGGACCTCCAAAAGTAAAATATAAAGATATACCAGTGGAACGTTTACATCCGTTAGTATTAGCCTATGTGGGGGATGCTTACTTTACGTTGTACGTAAGAACGACACTATTATCTTATGAGCAAAATAAGGTCAGAGTACTTCATACACTTGACTCAAAAATCGTTTCTGCTACCATGCAAGCTGTAGCTTTCCAGTCTTTAGAGAGTGGGCTGACAGAGCAGGAAATGAGCATAGTTAAACGTGGGCGAAATGCCAAATCAACAGTGCCGAAAAGTGCCACCGTGGCTGAATATCGCAACAGTACAGGTTTTGAGGCACTATTAGGTTATCTGTATTTAGGAAAAAATTACGAGCGTTTGTCAGAACTTGTGGAAAAAGCATTTGCGGTTATTTCCCGGGAAATGACAAAGACTGCTAAAGATAGCGGGGGGAAGAAATGA
- the cysS gene encoding cysteine--tRNA ligase: MTLRVYNTMTRQKEEFVPNEAGKVKMYVCGVTPYNHPHIGNARPFITWDVIKRYLTHCKYEVYHVQNFTDVDDKIIKAANTEGVTWDTIANRYITSYFEVMDKLNILRADIYPTVSEHMTEIIALVQGLVDKGYAYIVDGDVYYSVEKFDDYGKLSGRDIEDMKAGARVDVDERKQHPMDFALWKSAKPGEPAWESPWGKGRPGWHIECSAMSLKYLGNSFDFHGGGSDLIFPHHENEIAQSEAFMDEEQPFVRYWLHNGFITVNEEKMSKSLGNFFLVKDILEHYSAEVLRFFILSTHYRSPLDFSDERLSEAQRSLERLRTAVENVTYLEKQPDTGNSDKTDELKKVSQKAIEDFYKAMDDDFNTSLAISVMFGLAKEINVYYNAVLAGKVSHTKEGYTALNEAYFMMANVLGILVQGQQEKVDDNQELVEQLMDIIIEIRQHARQNKDWSTADKVRDSLSAVGIVLEDSAQGVRWKKR, translated from the coding sequence GTGACATTAAGAGTTTATAATACGATGACGAGACAAAAAGAAGAGTTTGTGCCTAATGAGGCAGGAAAGGTAAAAATGTATGTTTGTGGGGTAACTCCTTATAACCATCCTCACATTGGTAATGCTAGGCCCTTTATCACCTGGGATGTGATTAAACGATATCTTACTCACTGTAAGTATGAGGTTTATCATGTACAGAACTTTACAGATGTAGATGATAAAATTATTAAAGCAGCCAATACAGAGGGCGTGACATGGGATACTATTGCCAACCGATACATTACTTCTTATTTTGAAGTAATGGATAAGTTAAATATCCTTCGGGCGGATATATATCCTACAGTATCAGAGCATATGACTGAAATTATTGCTCTAGTTCAGGGGCTAGTGGATAAAGGTTATGCTTATATTGTTGATGGTGATGTTTATTATAGTGTAGAGAAATTTGATGATTACGGGAAGTTAAGTGGACGTGACATTGAGGATATGAAGGCAGGAGCTAGGGTGGATGTGGATGAACGTAAACAACACCCTATGGATTTTGCTTTATGGAAAAGTGCGAAACCAGGTGAACCTGCTTGGGAAAGTCCTTGGGGAAAGGGAAGACCAGGTTGGCACATTGAGTGTTCAGCGATGTCCCTTAAATATTTAGGTAATAGTTTTGATTTTCATGGTGGTGGCAGTGATTTGATTTTCCCACATCATGAAAATGAAATTGCCCAATCAGAAGCCTTTATGGACGAGGAACAACCCTTCGTCCGTTATTGGCTACATAATGGTTTCATTACGGTAAACGAAGAAAAAATGAGTAAATCCTTAGGAAATTTCTTTTTAGTAAAGGACATTCTAGAACATTATTCTGCAGAAGTATTACGATTTTTTATTTTATCTACCCATTACCGCAGCCCTCTTGATTTTAGCGATGAGCGTTTATCTGAGGCACAACGCAGTCTAGAAAGGTTACGTACGGCAGTAGAGAATGTAACGTACTTGGAGAAACAGCCAGATACAGGTAATAGTGATAAGACGGATGAATTAAAGAAAGTGTCCCAAAAAGCAATAGAGGATTTCTATAAGGCTATGGATGATGATTTTAACACTTCTTTAGCCATTAGTGTCATGTTTGGCTTAGCTAAGGAAATTAACGTATACTACAATGCAGTGTTAGCAGGCAAGGTGTCGCATACAAAAGAAGGTTATACAGCGCTGAACGAAGCATATTTTATGATGGCTAATGTACTAGGAATTTTAGTGCAGGGACAACAAGAGAAAGTGGATGATAACCAAGAACTAGTTGAGCAACTGATGGATATTATTATTGAGATTCGCCAACATGCTCGTCAAAATAAAGACTGGTCCACTGCGGATAAAGTCCGTGATAGCCTTAGTGCAGTAGGTATTGTTTTAGAAGATTCTGCCCAAGGCGTAAGGTGGAAAAAACGATGA
- the cysE gene encoding serine O-acetyltransferase: MFSRIKKDIKVVFERDPAARTVWEVLLCYPGLHAIWLHRIGHYFFKRGFVVLPRMISNLARFITGIEIHPGATIGEGLFIDHGTGIVIGETAEVGDNVTLYQGVTLGGTGKEKGKRHPTIGNNVVVASGAKVLGSFSVGDNSKIGAGSVVLKAVPPNSTVVGIPGQVVWHNGKKVNGLEDIDLEHDDLPDPVQEMMQCLQRNMFKMEERISQLEEELEKRDIKSL, translated from the coding sequence ATGTTTTCTCGTATAAAAAAAGATATCAAAGTGGTATTTGAGAGAGATCCGGCTGCTAGAACGGTATGGGAAGTATTGTTGTGTTATCCAGGGCTTCACGCTATTTGGCTGCATCGTATTGGACATTATTTTTTTAAAAGGGGTTTTGTAGTATTACCTCGTATGATTTCCAATTTAGCTCGCTTTATAACCGGGATTGAAATTCATCCAGGTGCTACAATTGGCGAGGGATTATTTATTGATCATGGCACAGGTATCGTAATTGGGGAAACTGCTGAGGTTGGTGATAATGTTACCTTATACCAAGGAGTTACTTTGGGCGGGACAGGTAAAGAGAAGGGGAAGCGTCATCCGACCATTGGAAATAATGTAGTCGTTGCCAGTGGAGCCAAAGTATTAGGATCTTTTTCAGTAGGCGATAACTCAAAAATTGGTGCTGGTTCTGTTGTATTAAAGGCCGTGCCGCCAAATTCCACGGTAGTTGGTATTCCAGGGCAGGTAGTGTGGCATAATGGTAAAAAGGTAAATGGATTAGAGGATATTGATTTAGAACATGATGATTTGCCAGATCCAGTGCAAGAGATGATGCAATGTTTGCAGCGTAATATGTTTAAAATGGAAGAACGGATAAGTCAGTTAGAAGAGGAGTTAGAGAAACGTGACATTAAGAGTTTATAA
- the gltX gene encoding glutamate--tRNA ligase: MLQQEIRVRFAPSPTGPFHIGGARSALFNWLLAKKFNGKFIMRIEDTDLERSTKESEEGIKEALHWLGITWDEGTDVGGPYGPYRQTERLDTYDTYTKQLLENGQAYYCYCSEEEIEAERQAQLDKGENPHYGGRCRHLTEEEKAGFVKRGVKPTVRFHVKENQQIMFKDMVRDTVSFDSNGVGDFVIVKSDGVPVYNYAVVVDDALMKITHVIRGEEHLSNTPRQVVLYEALGFVPPVFGHISLILGTDRTKMSKRHGATAVDSYRKLGYLPEAIVNFLALLGWSPGGEKEFFSIEELIQEFSMERVAKNPAVFDVDKLNYISAQYIKKADPELITELAMPHLKEAGYIGDGITGEKKQWLVEVVTLLQEYISYAAEIVNHIDIFFNDNVEFENDEAIQVLKDADVPAVMESFREKLTALEVVDAPNVKALLKSITKELKLGGKKVFMPLRVALTGKMHGPDLDKVVALLGRERIINRLTTTLTKI; the protein is encoded by the coding sequence ATGTTACAGCAAGAGATTAGAGTAAGGTTTGCGCCAAGTCCAACAGGTCCCTTTCATATTGGTGGTGCCCGTTCGGCTTTATTTAATTGGTTATTGGCTAAAAAATTTAATGGTAAATTTATCATGCGAATTGAAGATACGGATTTGGAGCGATCTACAAAGGAATCAGAAGAGGGAATTAAAGAAGCTCTTCATTGGTTAGGTATTACCTGGGATGAAGGTACTGATGTAGGAGGGCCATATGGACCTTACCGCCAGACGGAGCGTTTAGATACATATGATACCTATACAAAACAATTGCTAGAAAATGGACAGGCTTATTATTGCTACTGTAGTGAAGAAGAAATTGAAGCAGAAAGGCAGGCGCAATTAGATAAGGGTGAAAACCCCCATTATGGCGGTCGCTGTCGTCATCTTACAGAAGAAGAAAAGGCAGGTTTCGTTAAAAGAGGTGTAAAACCTACTGTACGTTTTCATGTAAAAGAAAATCAACAGATTATGTTTAAAGATATGGTCCGTGATACGGTAAGTTTTGACTCCAATGGTGTTGGTGATTTTGTAATTGTTAAATCCGACGGGGTTCCTGTGTATAACTATGCCGTAGTAGTGGATGATGCCTTAATGAAGATTACTCATGTCATTCGTGGCGAGGAACATTTATCAAATACTCCTCGGCAAGTTGTTTTATATGAGGCATTAGGGTTTGTTCCTCCAGTTTTTGGGCATATTTCCCTCATTTTAGGCACTGACCGTACAAAGATGAGCAAACGTCATGGTGCAACGGCAGTTGATAGCTACCGGAAGCTCGGATATTTGCCAGAAGCAATCGTCAATTTCTTGGCTCTTCTAGGTTGGTCTCCTGGTGGAGAAAAGGAATTCTTCTCAATAGAAGAGCTCATTCAAGAATTTTCTATGGAACGAGTAGCAAAAAATCCAGCAGTCTTTGATGTCGATAAGTTAAATTATATCAGTGCCCAATATATCAAAAAAGCGGACCCGGAACTAATTACGGAACTTGCTATGCCGCATTTAAAAGAGGCAGGTTATATTGGCGATGGGATTACTGGGGAAAAGAAACAATGGCTAGTTGAAGTGGTAACGCTGCTGCAAGAATATATTAGTTATGCAGCAGAAATTGTCAATCATATTGATATATTCTTCAATGATAACGTGGAATTTGAGAATGACGAAGCGATACAAGTATTGAAAGATGCTGATGTTCCTGCTGTTATGGAGAGTTTCCGCGAAAAACTAACAGCATTAGAAGTGGTAGATGCACCTAACGTAAAAGCTCTTCTAAAAAGCATTACAAAAGAATTAAAGCTAGGTGGGAAAAAAGTATTTATGCCCCTTAGGGTTGCCTTAACAGGTAAGATGCATGGTCCAGATTTGGATAAGGTAGTTGCGTTGCTTGGTAGAGAAAGAATAATTAATCGATTGACTACCACGTTAACTAAAATTTAA